The following proteins are co-located in the Apium graveolens cultivar Ventura chromosome 5, ASM990537v1, whole genome shotgun sequence genome:
- the LOC141723772 gene encoding putative inactive leucine-rich repeat receptor-like protein kinase At3g03770: MITLMKLCRLLVLLCFTCTFYVLGTHQQLLSSQKQVLLQLRKQLEYPKQLDIWVNSSTDICYSSSTQVNVTCQNNFVTEIRIMGDKSNKVSHFNGFAIQDQTLSGNFSMDSLVATLARLNSLKVLSLVSLGIWGPLPDKIHRFYALEYLDLSLNFLFGTIPSTVPRLVNLQTITLDGNYFNGTFPDWSGSHLTNLSIIDNDISGRLPDLSTLVNLQVMNLSNNKLDSELPRLPKSLIMVSLSNNSLSGEIPKQYSQLLQLQKFDVSRNYIQGLPAAALFSLRNITYLNFASNMLSGSLPSHLSCGNELNFVDISNNKLTGQLPSCLVSEPNKKVVKYDGNCLSDNSLHQHPQSYCKAIINVHSEKKESGRKNVGILVGAIGGICAVLVVLACGCIFLCRRSRETSEQHLLQKREDSVTKFPAAIVTSGRFIYEATKLGTQGTPVHRLFTCEELKNATSNFDVSTLIGEGSNGKLYIGRLESGTQVAIRCMSVSKKYTVRNLKLRLDLLAKLRHQHLACLLGHCIDDEVGHGSGANKVYLVYEFVPCGNYHRRLSEKILKWSDRLAILIGVAKAVHFLHTGLIPGFFSNRLKTHNVLLNEHQMAKLSDYGLSIVADENDKPEVKEDPQSRKMKNLDDDVYSFGYIILESIVGASVSAKKESFMLNDMVSLESHEGQRQVVDPNVLATCSQESLSVAISITSKCISLNSANRPSFEDILWNLQYAAQIQANTDGDQRTEQP; this comes from the exons ATGATCACATTGATGAAGCTATGCAGATTGCTTGTTCTGCTGTGTTTTACTTGTACTTTCTATGTTTTGGGAACACATCAACAGCTGCTATCTTCACAAAAGCAAGTGCTTCTTCAGCTAAGGAAGCAGCTTGAGTATCCAAAACAACTGGATATTTGGGTCAACAGTAGCACAGATATTTGTTACTCATCATCAACTCAAGTAAATGTCACTTGCCAGAACAATTTTGTGACTGAAATCAGAATAATGGGTGATAAGTCAAACAAGGTAAGTCATTTTAATGGATTTGCAATACAAGATCAAACTTTATCTGGAAATTTTTCTATGGATTCTTTGGTAGCAACTTTGGCTAGACTAAATAGTTTGAAAGTTCTAAGTCTGGTTTCTTTAGGCATTTGGGGTCCACTTCCTGATAAAATTCATAGATTTTATGCACTTGAGTATTTGGATTTGAGTTTGAATTTCCTCTTTGGTACCATTCCTTCTACTGTTCCCAGGCTTGTGAATCTCCAAACAATTACACTAGATGGGAATTACTTCAATGGAACTTTTCCTGATTGGTCTGGTTCACATTTAACCAATCTAAGCATAATTGACAATGACATTTCTGGTAGATTGCCCGATTTGAGTACCTTGGTGAATCTTCAAGTGATGAATTTGAGTAATAACAAGTTGGATTCTGAACTTCCAAGGTTGCCTAAAAGTTTGATTATGGTTTCACTCAGCAACAATTCTCTCTCTGGTGAGATTCCTAAGCAGTATAGCCAACTCCTTCAACTTCAGAAATTTGATGTGTCGCGAAATTATATCCAAGGACTACCTGCTGCTGCACTTTTTTCTCTACGGAACATCACTTACTTAAATTTTGCATCAAACATGTTAAGTGGATCACTGCCAAGTCATTTGAGTTGCGGTAATGAGCTTAATTTTGTTGACATTTCTAACAACAAATTAACAGGTCAGCTGCCTTCCTGTTTAGTCTCTGAACCGAACAAAAAAGTTGTTAAATATGATGGAAATTGCCTATCGGATAATTCATTGCATCAACATCCACAATCTTACTGCAAAGCCATCATAAATGTTCACTCTGAGAAAAAAGAATCTGGAAGAAAGAATGTCGGAATACTAGTTGGTGCAATCGGAGGGATTTGTGCTGTTCTTGTTGTTCTAGCTTGTGGTTGCATATTTCTCTGTAGAAGGTCTAGAGAAACATCAGAGCAACATTTATTGCAAAAAAGAGAGGACTCTGTGACGAAGTTCCCTGCAGCAATCGTAACAAGTGGAA GGTTCATATATGAGGCAACAAAACTAGGCACTCAAGGGACGCCAGTGCACAGATTGTTTACTTGTGAAGAATTAAAGAACGCCACAAGCAACTTTGATGTGTCTACATTGATCGGTGAAGGTTCCAATGGAAAG CTTTACATAGGAAGATTGGAGAGCGGTACTCAAGTAGCAATAAGGTGTATGTCTGTGTCAAAGAAATATACAGTTCGAAATCTTAAACTCAGATTGGATCTGCTTGCAAAGCTTCGTCACCAACACCTGGCTTGCCTTTTAGGGCACTGCATCGACGATGAAGTTGGACATGGCTCTGGTGCAAACAAAGTTTATCTTGTCTATGAATTCGTACCCTGTGGCAATTACCACAGACGTCTCTCTG AAAAGATACTCAAATGGTCAGACAGATTGGCAATTCTAATTGGTGTTGCCAAGGCTGTCCACTTTCTACATACCGGACTCATCCCTGGGTTTTTCAGCAATCGACTGAAAACACATAATGTACTGTTGAACGAACACCAAATGGCGAAGTTGAGTGATTATGGGCTTTCCATAGTAGCAGATGAGAATGACAAACCTGAG GTAAAAGAGGACCCTCAATCACG AAAGATGAAGAACCTAGATGATGATGTTTACAGCTTTGGATATATAATACTGGAGTCAATTGTTGGAGCTTCAGTTTCTGCAAAAAAGGAGTCATTTATGTTAAATGACATG GTGTCTCTGGAGAGCCATGAAGGGCAGAGACAGGTAGTGGATCCAAATGTTTTAGCAACTTGCTCACAAGAATCGTTATCAGTCGCGATTTCAATTACCAGCAAATGCATTTCTCTGAACTCCGCAAACCGTCCATCTTTCGAAGATATCCTCTGGAATTTACAGTATGCAGCTCAAATTCAGGCTAATACTGATGGTGACCAAAGAACTGAACAACCATGA